The genomic DNA AATGTCCAACGATGGTAAGCGCGGTGGAGATGAGGTTTGACAATCTGCAGACTCGAATCCAATCGACACAAAGAAACGCACTGCAGGGGCCGTGGACTCCAAGCCAATCGACACAAAGAAGCGCACAGCAGAAGTAGCAGGGTGATGTGCTAATCGTAAAACATATAGTAACCGATTCTCTAAAACACGATTCCGGTGTCATTCCCTGGCACGACATCATGCCACGTCAGCGAAAAAAAATCGTGGCCGTCGATCCGGCGACCAACGGCCCTCGGCCGGCCGAGCACGTCCTCCCCGCGGCCGGCTCCCGCATgcgccggaccgccgccgcaggccgcgcctcccgccgccacaCCATGTCCTCCACCGCAGCGCGCGGGCCTCCACCGGCGCGTGCATGGCCCACGCCGGATTCGGCCGTggacggaggagggaggagggaggagagagtagggaggagggaggcgagcggcgggctCCAGGCGAGGGAGGGGGAACGAGGACAAGGGAGGAGGCCCGCCGCCTccagcagggccgccgccgcgctccggccACCGTGCGGGAGCTcgaccgctgccgctgccgctccgcccctgctcctccacctcctccactgccgctccgccccgccgctgcgCTCACGGCCGCAGCAGGGGAGGGCCGCGCCGGCGCTCGagaggaggtgccgagctcgCTCACGGCCGCAGCAGGGGAGGGCCgcgcccgctcggcctgctcgcccgcggcggcgctgctcgcccgGCCACAGCGGCGAGGAGCTCGCCCGCCTGGAGCCCGCCAGGAGGGAGctcacggcggcgcggagctcgcccgcgcggcgcggaatccatggcggcgcggagctcgcccGCCCGGAGCACGGCACGAGGGAGCTCAACTGCGAGGCCCACCGCTcgccgcggccccgcgcgccccgcgagccgcccgccgccacgccatggcctccgccgcagcgcgcgcgccggcaTGGATCCGGCCGCCACGGCCATGGACGGAGaatggaggaggagagagacaGCCCGCAGGCTCGAGGACCTCGCGGGCCGAGGTTTGCCGCTTCACCACTTTCGGTCCGCCTCCATCTTCTGCCTGCACGACCG from Panicum virgatum strain AP13 chromosome 7N, P.virgatum_v5, whole genome shotgun sequence includes the following:
- the LOC120682692 gene encoding serine/arginine repetitive matrix protein 1-like codes for the protein MPRQRKKIVAVDPATNGPRPAEHVLPAAGSRMRRTAAAGRASRRHTMSSTAARGPPPARAWPTPDSAVDGGGRREERVGRREASGGLQAREGERGQGRRPAASSRAAAALRPPCGSSTAAAAAPPLLLHLLHCRSAPPLRSRPQQGRAAPALERRCRARSRPQQGRAAPARPARPRRRCSPGHSGEELARLEPARRELTAARSSPARRGIHGGAELARPEHGTRELNCEAHRSPRPRAPREPPAATPWPPPQRARRHGSGRHGHGRRMEEERDSPQARGPRGPRFAASPLSVRLHLLPARPHLCSPSSASAADPPLPTRAAGSSDAPDVEALLPVVVPSPPPRMRVPLLWSRRQA